A single Glycine soja cultivar W05 chromosome 14, ASM419377v2, whole genome shotgun sequence DNA region contains:
- the LOC114384912 gene encoding serine/threonine protein phosphatase 2A 57 kDa regulatory subunit B' kappa isoform-like, producing the protein MLKQILSKLPRKSLKPDSDELTRGDSARSADSPRAAGRSYKLHGVSSSTAKRASSSAVFPASMVSGIEPLVPFKDVPNAEKMNLFVSKLSLCCVTFDFTDPGKSIADKDVKRKTLVELVDFVACGTMRFSEPAILAMCRMCAINLFRVFPPNYRASGGGENDDDEPMFDPAWPHLQLVYELLLKFISSPCLDAKVAKKYIDHSVIARLLELFDSEDPRERDCLKTILHRIYGKFMVHRPYIRKSINNIFYRFVFETEKPNGIGELLEIFGSVITGFALPLKEEHKIFLWRVLVPLHKPKSIGVYFQQLSYCVMQFIEKEPKLASIVISGLLKYWPATNSQKEVMFLGELEEILEVINMVEFQRIMVPLFWRIGCCINSLHFQVAERALFLWNNDHIVNLIAHNRQVILPIIFPALDRNVQSHWNPAVVNLTHNIRKMFLEMDEKLFISCHNHFKEEEAILISTAEKRKEAWKQLEHAASLRPVIGNTAVLVS; encoded by the exons ATGCTCAAGCAAATCCTCAGCAAGCTTCCCCGGAAGTCGTTGAAGCCTGACTCGGACGAGTTGACTAGGGGAGACTCGGCGCGTTCCGCTGATTCGCCGCGTGCTGCTGGCAGAAGCTACAAACTACACGGTGTAAGTTCTTCCACTGCCAAGCGAGCTTCGTCGTCGGCCGTGTTTCCGGCGAGCATGGTGTCCGGAATTGAACCTTTGGTGCCGTTTAAGGATGTTCCTAATGCTGAGAAGATGAACCTGTTTGTGAGCAAATTGAGCCTTTGTTGTGTCACATTTGATTTCACTGACCCTGGTAAGAGCATTGCAGATAAAGATGTGAAAAGGAAGACTTTGGTTGAGCTTGTTGATTTTGTGGCTTGTGGGACAATGAGGTTTAGTGAGCCTGCTATCCTTGCTATGTGTAGAATGTGTGCTATTAATttgtttagagtttttcctCCAAATTATAGGGCAAGTGGTGGTGGTgagaatgatgatgatgagccTATGTTTGATCCTGCTTGGCCACATTTGCAGCTTGTGTATGAATTGCTGCTTAAGTTTATCTCTTCCCCATGCCTCGATGCAAAGGTGGCAAAAAAGTATATTGATCACTCGGTTATTGCCAGATTGCTTGAGTTGTTTGATTCGGAGGATCCTAGGGAAAGGGATTGCTTGAAGACTATTCTGCATAGGATTTATGGGAAGTTCATGGTGCATAGACCGTATATTCGGAAATctattaacaatatattttatcGGTTCGTGTTTGAGACTGAGAAGCCCAATGGAATTGGTGAGTTGTTGGAGATTTTTGGGAGCGTGATTACTGGGTTTGCTTTGCCCTTGAAAGAGGAACACAAAATCTTCTTGTGGAGGGTTTTGGTCCCCTTGCACAAGCCGAAATCTATTGGTGTCTACTTTCAGCAATTGTCCTACTGTGTTATGCAGTTTATAGAGAAGGAGCCAAAGTTAGCGAGCATTGTGATAAGCGGCTTGTTGAAATATTGGCCAGCAACAAATAGTCAGAAAGAGGTGATGTTTCTGGGTGAACTGGAAGAAATTTTGGAAGTTATTAACATGGTAGAGTTCCAGAGGATCATGGTCCCATTGTTTTGGCGGATTGGGTGCTGCATTAACAGTTTACACTTTCAG GTAGCTGAAAGAGCTCTTTTCTTATGGAACAATGACCACATCGTCAACTTGATTGCGCATAACCGACAAGTGATCCTGCCCATCATATTTCCAGCTTTAGACAGGAATGTTCAAAGCCATTGGAACCCTGCTGTCGTCAACCTAACTCACAATATTAGAAAGATGTTCTTGGAGATGGATGAGAAGCTCTTCATTTCTTGTCATAATCACTTTAAGGAGGAAGAAGCAATCTTGATCTCAACAGCGGAGAAGCGGAAGGAGGCATGGAAACAACTAGAGCATGCAGCCAGTCTCAGGCCCGTAATTGGAAATACTGCAGTTTTAGTGTCCTGA